One stretch of Novosphingobium pentaromativorans US6-1 DNA includes these proteins:
- a CDS encoding nuclear transport factor 2 family protein, which yields MDAEDIVTNPVIRAELEALIAEHAYRVDFCCSENLAELYTEDGRFVLPSGTEYVGREGVNAYGRLSAGKSDRRVRHVFTNFRFVMDGPDQILGVSFVTLYRTQHRDTAPPEAVALADAKDIYRRCPDGRWRIYERRIEVVFETDEHRQG from the coding sequence ATGGATGCAGAAGATATTGTTACAAATCCCGTCATTCGAGCCGAATTGGAAGCTTTGATTGCTGAGCATGCCTATCGTGTTGATTTCTGCTGCTCTGAAAACCTTGCTGAACTCTATACTGAAGATGGGCGATTTGTTCTTCCTTCCGGTACAGAGTATGTCGGACGGGAAGGCGTGAATGCATACGGTCGGTTGAGCGCTGGCAAGTCCGATCGCCGCGTGCGACATGTGTTCACCAACTTCCGTTTCGTGATGGACGGCCCCGATCAGATCCTTGGCGTCAGCTTCGTCACGCTCTACCGCACACAGCACCGGGACACAGCTCCGCCAGAGGCAGTGGCGCTGGCCGATGCCAAGGACATCTATAGGCGCTGCCCCGATGGCCGGTGGCGCATTTACGAACGGCGCATCGAGGTCGTGTTTGAAACCGACGAGCACAGGCAAGGCTGA
- a CDS encoding SDR family NAD(P)-dependent oxidoreductase has translation MPVKDYSDVALGDLISLAGRTAVITGGAAGIGKSIARRLAEAGAAVMIGDLDEGKAQSVAANLAETSVPHAGVKVDVRDHASIAALGDFAIARTGRLDIWINNAGIFPAGKALELPDDDWSRVLDINLRGTFFGGREAALRMQGQGVIVNLASTNSFNTGVSAIHYVASKHGVVGVTKSLAVELAGKGIRVLAVRSDNDHV, from the coding sequence ATGCCGGTAAAAGATTATTCTGATGTTGCGCTTGGTGATTTGATTTCGCTCGCTGGCCGGACGGCCGTGATTACGGGCGGTGCCGCAGGCATTGGCAAGTCGATTGCTCGCCGACTGGCCGAAGCTGGTGCAGCCGTCATGATTGGCGATCTCGACGAAGGCAAGGCGCAATCTGTGGCCGCGAACCTTGCCGAAACGAGTGTGCCTCATGCAGGCGTCAAAGTCGATGTGCGCGACCATGCCTCGATTGCGGCGCTGGGCGACTTTGCGATTGCCAGGACCGGTCGATTGGACATCTGGATCAACAACGCAGGTATTTTTCCTGCGGGCAAGGCGCTCGAATTGCCTGATGATGACTGGAGCCGGGTTCTGGATATCAATCTGCGCGGCACATTCTTCGGGGGTCGCGAGGCGGCGCTGCGGATGCAGGGGCAAGGCGTCATTGTCAATCTTGCCTCCACGAACAGCTTCAACACGGGTGTGAGTGCTATCCACTATGTCGCTTCCAAACATGGAGTGGTTGGTGTGACCAAGAGCCTGGCCGTCGAATTGGCTGGAAAGGGCATCAGGGTTCTTGCTGTCCGCTCCGACAATGACCACGTCTGA
- a CDS encoding SDR family oxidoreductase encodes MTTSDGVMQMRKLGPEVAEGLDNFAHSLPLGRAGVPDDVARVVLFLVSDLAAFMTGAVVLVDGGELAK; translated from the coding sequence ATGACCACGTCTGACGGCGTAATGCAGATGCGCAAGCTCGGTCCAGAAGTCGCCGAAGGTTTGGACAACTTTGCCCATTCGCTTCCGCTCGGTCGCGCAGGCGTACCGGATGACGTCGCGCGAGTAGTGCTGTTTCTGGTTTCCGACCTTGCCGCCTTTATGACCGGGGCGGTCGTGCTGGTTGATGGCGGGGAATTAGCAAAATAA
- a CDS encoding dienelactone hydrolase family protein translates to MKNLAIQAADGGRFNAYVALPPDQTGPGLVLLHEAFGVTSHMRRMADRFAEDGYVVLVPDLYWRIQPGVELSDAEFDRAMELYQKFDADLAIKDIEATIGTMRKMSQHVGGVGVVGFCLGGTLAALTAARTDIDCAVSYYGVGIANHLDEMEKVKIPISFHYGTEDEHCQPEFEAMQAFVDGHRGNMSLRMYPNVGHGFANDDRAFYDPGAAELAFTRALTTIRSAIGPKFDIEGIWETHLYHEFVTKDAAETLKTMVDNPYVNIAPTLTGGVGHDMLLRFYKYHFVDVHPEDTRMISISRTVGVNRVVDEMIMCFTHDREIPYLLPGIEPTGRYMKVPMVAIVSFKGGKVYNEHIYWDQASVLVQAGLLEKNGLPIMGSEIADKLLDKNIRPNDLMMDIWATSEGKPI, encoded by the coding sequence ATGAAGAATTTAGCAATCCAAGCAGCTGACGGCGGCAGGTTCAACGCTTATGTCGCCTTGCCGCCTGATCAGACCGGCCCAGGACTGGTCCTTCTGCATGAAGCCTTTGGCGTAACATCACATATGCGGCGAATGGCCGATAGGTTTGCCGAGGACGGCTATGTCGTCCTCGTTCCGGATCTGTACTGGCGAATTCAGCCTGGCGTCGAATTGAGCGACGCCGAGTTTGATCGCGCAATGGAGTTATATCAGAAATTCGATGCTGATCTTGCGATAAAGGACATCGAAGCAACCATTGGCACCATGCGGAAGATGTCACAGCATGTCGGTGGGGTCGGCGTGGTCGGTTTCTGTCTTGGCGGGACACTGGCCGCACTGACTGCGGCGAGAACGGATATCGATTGTGCGGTCAGCTATTACGGCGTGGGTATTGCCAATCATCTGGACGAAATGGAAAAGGTGAAAATCCCGATCAGCTTCCACTATGGGACCGAAGACGAGCATTGCCAGCCTGAATTCGAGGCGATGCAAGCCTTTGTCGATGGGCACCGGGGCAACATGTCTCTTCGAATGTATCCAAATGTGGGGCATGGCTTCGCTAATGATGATCGGGCGTTTTACGATCCGGGTGCCGCAGAATTGGCGTTTACAAGAGCGTTAACGACCATTCGTTCGGCGATTGGTCCGAAATTCGATATCGAGGGCATCTGGGAGACCCATCTTTATCATGAGTTCGTGACCAAGGATGCGGCTGAGACTCTCAAGACCATGGTCGACAATCCCTACGTCAACATCGCTCCCACTCTTACGGGGGGTGTTGGTCACGATATGCTTTTGAGATTCTACAAGTACCACTTTGTTGATGTTCATCCCGAAGATACGAGGATGATATCGATTTCCAGGACCGTGGGCGTAAACCGTGTCGTCGATGAGATGATCATGTGTTTTACCCATGACCGGGAGATACCTTATCTTCTTCCTGGTATTGAACCGACCGGTAGATACATGAAGGTTCCCATGGTTGCTATAGTCTCCTTCAAGGGGGGCAAGGTATACAATGAACATATTTATTGGGACCAGGCATCGGTTCTTGTTCAGGCCGGCTTGCTTGAGAAGAATGGTCTTCCAATCATGGGCTCGGAAATTGCCGACAAGCTTCTCGACAAGAACATCAGGCCTAACGATTTGATGATGGATATCTGGGCAACAAGTGAAGGAAAGCCGATATGA